From a region of the Dickeya poaceiphila genome:
- the araA gene encoding L-arabinose isomerase, with translation MEQFKPLEVWFVIGSQHLYGPEALRQVKENAEKVVNGLNRDANLPVRLVLKPLVKTPDEITALCRDANYQDNCIGLLTWLHTFSPAKMWIGGLSILNKPLLQFHTQFNADIPWDSMDMDFMNLNQTAHGGREFGFIGARMRQAHQVVVGHWQDRNAHQRIAKWMRVAAALQESRQLKVARFGDNMREVAVTEGDKVGAQIQFGYAVSAWGLGDLVGVVDDVSQGDVEGLIEEYEATYTLSEAVKLHGPKRQNLLDAARIELGLKRFLDQGNFKAFTTNFENLYGLKQLPGVAVQRLMQQGYGFGAEGDWKTAALLRVMKVMAQGLPGGTSFMEDYTYHFAPGNNLVLGAHMLEVCPSIASEAKPLLDAQHLGIGGKADPVRLIFSAPAGSALNVSMIDLGDRFRLLVNQVDAVAQPHPLPKLPVARALWQAQPSLETAAEAWILAGGAHHTVFTQSLDLDYLRLYADLHNIELTVIDQHTTLPAFKDGLRWNELYYKLCGNRA, from the coding sequence ATGGAACAATTTAAGCCGCTCGAAGTCTGGTTTGTGATTGGCAGTCAGCATCTGTATGGCCCGGAAGCGCTGCGTCAGGTGAAAGAAAACGCCGAAAAAGTGGTGAATGGCCTTAACCGCGACGCCAACCTGCCAGTGCGGCTGGTACTCAAACCGCTGGTCAAAACGCCGGACGAAATTACCGCGTTATGCCGCGACGCTAATTATCAGGATAACTGCATCGGGCTGCTGACCTGGCTGCATACCTTCTCACCGGCCAAAATGTGGATTGGCGGCCTGAGCATCCTGAATAAACCGCTGTTACAGTTCCATACCCAGTTCAACGCCGATATTCCATGGGACAGCATGGATATGGACTTTATGAACCTGAACCAAACCGCTCATGGTGGCCGCGAGTTCGGTTTTATCGGCGCGCGTATGCGTCAGGCCCATCAGGTTGTCGTCGGCCACTGGCAGGATCGTAACGCCCATCAACGCATCGCTAAATGGATGCGGGTAGCCGCCGCGTTGCAGGAAAGCCGCCAGCTTAAAGTAGCGCGCTTTGGCGACAACATGCGGGAAGTGGCGGTCACCGAAGGGGATAAAGTGGGGGCGCAAATCCAGTTCGGGTACGCCGTTAGCGCCTGGGGGCTGGGCGATCTGGTGGGTGTGGTGGACGATGTCAGTCAGGGCGACGTGGAAGGGCTGATTGAAGAATACGAAGCCACCTACACGCTGAGTGAAGCCGTCAAGCTACATGGTCCGAAACGGCAAAATCTGTTGGATGCCGCTCGCATCGAACTCGGTCTGAAACGGTTTCTCGATCAGGGCAACTTTAAAGCCTTTACCACCAATTTTGAAAACCTCTACGGACTCAAGCAACTACCCGGCGTGGCGGTACAGCGTCTGATGCAGCAAGGGTATGGATTTGGCGCCGAAGGTGACTGGAAAACCGCCGCACTGTTGCGCGTGATGAAGGTCATGGCGCAGGGATTACCCGGCGGCACCTCCTTCATGGAGGATTACACCTACCATTTTGCCCCCGGCAACAATCTGGTACTGGGCGCCCACATGCTGGAAGTGTGCCCCAGCATCGCCAGCGAAGCAAAACCGTTGCTGGATGCGCAACACCTTGGGATCGGCGGCAAAGCCGATCCGGTGCGGCTGATCTTCTCCGCACCAGCCGGATCGGCACTGAACGTCAGTATGATTGATCTGGGTGATCGTTTCCGTCTGCTGGTCAATCAGGTCGATGCGGTCGCCCAGCCGCATCCGTTGCCGAAACTGCCGGTCGCCCGCGCGCTCTGGCAAGCACAGCCATCGCTGGAAACGGCAGCTGAAGCCTGGATTTTGGCTGGCGGCGCACACCATACCGTATTCACTCAGTCACTCGACCTCGATTACCTGCGGTTGTACGCCGACCTGCATAACATCGAGTTGACGGTAATTGATCAGCACACCACCCTGCCAGCTTTCAAAGACGGGCTGCGCTGGAACGAGCTGTATTACAAACTGTGCGGCAATCGGGCATAA
- the rsxB gene encoding electron transport complex subunit RsxB: MNTIWIAIAALSALALVSGLILGFASRRFQVDADPVVEQLEAMLPQSQCGQCGYPGCRPYAEAIAFNDELINKCVPGGEPLMLKLAERLNIEPQPLDAGVPQQPEPQVAWIDEGNCIGCTKCIQACPVDAIVGTTRAVHTVIRDLCTGCNLCVAPCPTDCIELRPLAPTTASWKWNLDAIPVRVIQAENRVIENHV, from the coding sequence ATGAATACAATCTGGATAGCCATCGCCGCGCTCAGTGCTCTGGCGTTAGTCTCCGGGCTTATCCTGGGTTTTGCTTCCCGTCGTTTCCAGGTGGATGCCGATCCTGTGGTGGAACAACTGGAAGCCATGCTGCCGCAAAGTCAGTGCGGTCAGTGCGGCTATCCCGGTTGTCGGCCTTATGCTGAAGCTATCGCGTTTAACGACGAGCTGATCAACAAATGCGTACCGGGCGGTGAACCGCTGATGCTCAAGCTGGCGGAACGCCTGAATATCGAACCGCAACCGCTTGACGCCGGGGTACCGCAACAGCCGGAACCTCAGGTCGCCTGGATTGATGAGGGCAACTGCATCGGTTGTACTAAATGCATCCAGGCCTGCCCGGTAGACGCCATTGTCGGCACCACCCGTGCCGTCCATACCGTCATTCGTGATCTGTGCACCGGCTGCAACCTGTGTGTAGCCCCCTGTCCGACAGATTGTATTGAATTAAGACCGTTAGCCCCGACGACCGCCAGTTGGAAATGGAATCTTGATGCCATTCCAGTGCGCGTCATCCAGGCGGAAAACCGTGTGATCGAAAATCATGTTTAA
- the ydgT gene encoding transcription modulator YdgT, with protein MSVYEYLLKFRKVHTLENLEKLFDHLNYSLTDNNEIINMYRAADHRRAELASGGKLFDIGHVPKSVWHFVV; from the coding sequence ATGAGCGTCTACGAATATTTATTAAAATTCAGAAAAGTTCATACACTGGAAAATCTAGAGAAATTATTTGATCACCTAAATTATTCTCTGACTGACAATAATGAAATTATTAATATGTATCGGGCAGCCGACCATCGTCGCGCAGAATTAGCTTCTGGCGGAAAACTCTTTGACATCGGACACGTGCCGAAATCTGTCTGGCATTTTGTCGTATGA
- the rsxA gene encoding electron transport complex subunit RsxA gives MSEYVLLFVGTILVNNFVLVKFLGLCPFMGVSKKLEAAIGMGFATTFVMTVGSVFSWLVNTYVLLPLNLLYLRTLAFILVFAVVVQFTELAVRKTSPALYRLLGIFLPLITTNCAVLGVALLSVNQSHNFLQSTIYGFSAAVGFSLVLVLFAALRERLAVADVPAPFRGSSIALVTAGLMSLAFMGFTGLVKL, from the coding sequence ATGAGCGAATATGTCTTACTGTTTGTTGGCACGATTCTGGTCAACAACTTCGTACTGGTGAAATTCCTGGGTCTGTGCCCGTTTATGGGCGTGTCCAAAAAGCTGGAAGCCGCTATCGGCATGGGGTTTGCCACCACATTTGTGATGACTGTTGGGTCAGTATTCTCCTGGCTGGTCAACACCTACGTGCTGCTGCCGCTAAACCTGCTCTATTTGCGCACACTGGCCTTTATCCTGGTTTTTGCCGTGGTAGTGCAATTCACTGAACTGGCGGTACGTAAAACCAGTCCGGCGCTCTACCGCTTACTGGGTATCTTCCTGCCGCTGATCACCACCAACTGCGCCGTGCTCGGCGTGGCATTGCTGAGTGTGAATCAGTCGCACAACTTTTTGCAATCAACGATCTATGGGTTCAGCGCCGCCGTCGGTTTTTCGCTGGTGCTGGTGTTGTTTGCAGCACTGCGTGAACGCCTCGCTGTGGCCGACGTACCGGCACCGTTCCGGGGATCGTCTATTGCGCTGGTGACGGCCGGTCTGATGTCGCTGGCCTTTATGGGCTTTACCGGTCTGGTGAAACTGTGA
- the rsxC gene encoding electron transport complex subunit RsxC produces MFKLFAAFRKNRIWDFAGGIHPPEMKTQSSQVPLRQVPMPDYLIIPLKQHLGPEGELCIKVGDTVRRGQPLTRGVGRMLPVHAPTSGTVHAIRQHMSNHPSGLTELSIIIIPDGQDRWGERRTLVDYRQATPAELVEHLHQAGIAGLGGAGFPTAAKLQGGLHGIDTLIINAAECEPYITADDRLMQECAQEIAQGVDILDHLLQPQRILLGIEDNKPQAIAALRVAMVDYPRIQMRVIPTKYPSGGAKQLTRILTGKEVPFGKHSASIGVLMQNVGTAYAIKRAVIDGEPLTERVVTLTGDALRQPGNVWARLGTPVRHLLRHAGYHVTTTQPMVVMGGPLMGFTLPALDVPIIKTSNCILAPARDEIQAQEEEQACIRCGKCADACPAGLLPQQLYWFSRGQEHEKARQHHLFDCIECGACAYVCPSNIPLVQYYRQEKAEIQALDLESRKATEAKARFDARQARLEREKQAREQRHKQAAASVAATDKDAVMAALERVRSKQVTAAQPDILIQPGQQPDNSAVIAAREARKAQAREHQTEKSLSTTENDVPNVAAAANMAHVQTRQAETHDEADPRKAAVAAAIARVNARKAAATLASQED; encoded by the coding sequence ATGTTTAAGTTGTTCGCCGCCTTCAGAAAAAACAGAATCTGGGATTTTGCCGGTGGAATCCATCCTCCGGAAATGAAAACCCAGTCCAGTCAGGTACCGCTGCGGCAGGTTCCTATGCCTGACTATTTGATTATCCCGCTCAAGCAACATCTCGGCCCGGAGGGCGAGCTGTGTATTAAGGTTGGTGATACGGTACGGCGTGGGCAGCCGCTGACGCGTGGCGTTGGCCGAATGTTGCCGGTTCACGCACCAACCTCCGGAACCGTGCACGCCATTCGTCAGCACATGAGCAACCACCCTTCCGGTTTGACGGAACTCAGCATCATTATCATTCCTGACGGTCAGGACCGATGGGGTGAGCGCCGCACTCTTGTTGATTATCGTCAGGCAACACCGGCTGAATTGGTTGAACACCTGCATCAGGCCGGCATCGCCGGGCTGGGCGGCGCTGGCTTTCCCACCGCCGCCAAATTGCAGGGCGGCTTGCATGGCATCGACACCCTGATTATCAACGCTGCCGAGTGCGAACCTTACATCACCGCCGACGACCGGCTGATGCAAGAGTGCGCACAGGAAATAGCACAAGGAGTCGATATCCTCGACCATCTGTTGCAGCCGCAACGCATCCTGCTCGGTATAGAAGACAACAAACCGCAAGCCATCGCCGCGCTGCGGGTGGCGATGGTGGATTACCCGCGCATTCAGATGCGGGTCATTCCCACGAAATACCCATCTGGCGGCGCCAAACAGTTAACCCGTATTCTGACCGGCAAAGAGGTGCCCTTCGGCAAACATTCGGCGTCTATCGGCGTATTGATGCAAAATGTCGGCACCGCGTATGCCATCAAACGAGCGGTGATTGATGGAGAACCGTTAACTGAACGTGTAGTCACCCTGACCGGCGATGCATTGCGCCAGCCCGGCAACGTCTGGGCCAGACTGGGCACACCGGTACGTCATCTGTTGCGTCACGCGGGTTATCACGTCACGACTACCCAGCCGATGGTCGTCATGGGCGGGCCGCTGATGGGGTTCACCCTGCCGGCATTGGACGTGCCGATCATCAAGACCAGTAACTGTATTCTGGCTCCCGCCCGTGATGAGATTCAGGCACAAGAAGAGGAGCAAGCCTGCATTCGGTGCGGAAAATGCGCCGATGCTTGTCCAGCCGGGCTGCTGCCACAGCAACTCTACTGGTTCAGCCGTGGGCAGGAACACGAAAAAGCGCGTCAGCATCATCTGTTTGATTGCATCGAATGCGGTGCCTGCGCGTACGTTTGTCCCAGTAATATCCCGCTGGTGCAGTATTACCGTCAGGAAAAAGCCGAGATTCAGGCGCTGGATCTGGAATCCCGTAAAGCAACGGAAGCCAAAGCGCGTTTTGATGCACGTCAGGCCCGCCTGGAACGAGAAAAACAGGCACGCGAGCAACGTCATAAACAGGCAGCCGCCAGCGTAGCCGCCACCGACAAAGACGCGGTAATGGCGGCGCTGGAAAGGGTTCGCAGCAAACAAGTAACCGCTGCTCAACCCGACATCCTGATTCAACCGGGCCAGCAGCCTGATAACAGCGCGGTGATTGCTGCCCGCGAAGCTCGCAAGGCACAAGCACGTGAGCATCAGACAGAAAAATCGCTGAGCACAACAGAAAACGACGTGCCAAACGTTGCTGCGGCGGCAAATATGGCTCACGTTCAAACCAGACAGGCTGAAACACACGATGAGGCGGACCCGCGCAAAGCCGCCGTTGCGGCGGCTATCGCCAGAGTCAATGCTCGCAAGGCCGCCGCAACGCTGGCGTCGCAAGAGGATTAA